In the genome of Methanoculleus horonobensis, one region contains:
- a CDS encoding nitrogenase component 1 produces MNSNPSPSNSSRFEGCTLTGALSVLTEVRDAVSVIHGPAGCTHHNFSLLHATHLSNDRLEVPRLLSTRLTENGIIFGGEDALEETIAQALSLSPASVFVLSTCIVETIGDDVAAICAKRRGIPVIPVPTAGFLGGVFETGVRNALSSVASLAGPADEKTLSANLIGEKNLEYGVEENAAEIVRLLSRLGIPVNLRFVRGIGTGDVGRLGSAAVNILREPALRPVGEDLEQRLGTPYVDSFPAGLTGTCRFLEEIGRICGVDATAAVEEEQAHQAEMLSRFDDIAGSRVCFQSSHPMLRSDPGAEAICTECAEALDLSVDPDGVPISLPYPAPVGTAGLRRMLHRWRVLIREKQRR; encoded by the coding sequence ATGAACTCGAATCCTTCGCCCTCGAATTCGTCCAGGTTTGAGGGGTGTACCCTGACCGGGGCGCTCTCGGTGCTCACGGAAGTACGGGACGCCGTCTCTGTCATCCACGGCCCGGCAGGATGCACCCACCACAACTTCTCCCTCCTGCACGCCACCCACCTCTCGAACGACCGGCTCGAAGTCCCCCGCCTGCTCTCGACCCGCTTAACGGAGAACGGCATCATCTTCGGGGGCGAAGACGCGCTGGAGGAGACGATCGCACAGGCGCTCTCCCTCTCGCCCGCCTCCGTCTTCGTCCTCTCGACATGCATCGTCGAGACGATCGGAGACGACGTCGCAGCGATCTGCGCAAAACGCCGGGGCATCCCGGTCATCCCCGTACCGACCGCCGGGTTCCTCGGGGGGGTCTTCGAGACGGGGGTGAGGAACGCCCTCTCCTCCGTCGCATCGCTCGCCGGTCCTGCGGACGAAAAAACCCTCTCGGCAAACCTGATCGGCGAGAAGAACCTGGAGTACGGCGTCGAGGAGAACGCGGCCGAGATCGTGCGCCTTCTCTCCCGGCTCGGCATACCGGTCAACCTCCGGTTCGTGCGGGGGATCGGGACAGGGGATGTCGGGCGGCTCGGCTCGGCCGCCGTCAACATCCTCCGGGAACCGGCGCTCCGGCCGGTCGGCGAAGACCTCGAACAGAGGCTCGGCACGCCGTACGTGGACTCGTTCCCGGCGGGCCTTACCGGGACGTGCCGGTTCCTCGAAGAGATCGGCCGGATCTGCGGCGTCGACGCCACCGCCGCCGTCGAGGAGGAACAGGCCCACCAGGCAGAGATGCTCTCCCGGTTCGACGATATCGCCGGGAGCCGGGTATGCTTCCAGTCCTCCCACCCCATGCTCAGGAGCGATCCGGGTGCGGAGGCCATCTGCACCGAGTGCGCCGAAGCCCTCGATCTCTCCGTCGACCCGGACGGAGTTCCCATTTCGCTCCCCTACCCGGCACCCGTCGGAACCGCCGGCCTCCGGCGGATGCTGCACCGGTGGCGGGTGCTGATCCGGGAGAAGCAGCGGCGGTGA
- the cfbC gene encoding Ni-sirohydrochlorin a,c-diamide reductive cyclase ATP-dependent reductase subunit, producing the protein MKQIALYGKGGIGKSTTAANLSAALAGEGLDILQIGCDPKHDSTRMLMHGTWIPTVLDLIRERGDETITVDDVVYRGFHGVRCVEAGGPEPGIGCAGRGIIATFQLLERLEALKGDVIVYDVLGDVVCGGFAMPMREGYAQEVYLVTSGELMSIYAANNIAKAIARLSRRVRSRCTLGGVICNAKNIEGERELVEEFARRINSRLIAYIPRSRIVQVAELQKQTVVEYAPESDQAAVYQELARTVYGNETTSIPTPLEMDELESFALEFVQV; encoded by the coding sequence ATGAAACAGATCGCCCTCTACGGGAAGGGGGGAATCGGCAAATCCACCACTGCAGCGAACCTATCGGCAGCACTCGCGGGGGAGGGGCTCGATATCCTGCAGATCGGCTGCGATCCGAAGCACGACAGCACTCGCATGCTGATGCACGGAACCTGGATCCCGACGGTTCTCGACCTCATCAGGGAGCGCGGAGACGAGACGATCACCGTCGACGACGTGGTCTACCGGGGCTTTCACGGGGTGCGCTGCGTGGAGGCGGGAGGGCCCGAGCCCGGGATCGGGTGCGCCGGCCGGGGGATCATCGCGACGTTCCAGCTCCTCGAACGCCTTGAAGCCCTCAAGGGCGACGTGATCGTCTACGACGTCCTCGGCGACGTCGTCTGCGGCGGGTTCGCGATGCCGATGCGCGAGGGGTACGCCCAGGAGGTCTACCTGGTCACCTCCGGCGAGTTGATGTCCATTTACGCGGCAAACAACATCGCAAAAGCCATAGCACGCCTCTCGCGCCGGGTGCGGAGCAGGTGCACGCTCGGGGGCGTCATCTGCAACGCAAAGAACATCGAGGGCGAGCGGGAACTCGTGGAGGAGTTCGCCCGCCGGATCAACTCCCGGCTCATCGCCTACATCCCCCGCTCGAGGATCGTCCAGGTCGCGGAACTGCAGAAGCAGACGGTCGTTGAGTATGCCCCCGAGTCCGACCAGGCGGCGGTCTACCAGGAACTCGCACGCACGGTCTACGGAAACGAGACGACGAGCATCCCCACACCCCTCGAGATGGATGAACTCGAATCCTTCGCCCTCGAATTCGTCCAGGTTTGA
- a CDS encoding TrkH family potassium uptake protein has protein sequence MDRIELFSIIAQDIGSIFKYMSVATTLPLVVAVIYREWEMILPMASVPIVLFILGVLLLRVPREDREAPLSAALMAVALIWLIIALVSALPFCLGLGVPYLDAVFEAMSGWTDTGLTVMRSVEEMPRTLLFWRSLMQWLGGIGIVAFTVAMASRTGLTQFRLYRSEGRSEALMPSVVATGFEMWKIYLALTAGAIGLILLSGIPVWDAVNIALVAIATGGFSVHSGGIPFYNNPLLEVLIVPVMIAGALPFKLYYLLYRQKDMRFFGDQQARLLFMLIALGIVVIAWDLVTLSTTDLPTAVRQALFMATAAVTSTGFQVASPNEWASVTVLFLAMLIVIGGSSGSTAGGIKLSRVVLGFQSLVWWFRRMFVSGKVLVPFKYDGRVIPKNIADLEVSRNMLTIMLYFLIIFVATILVMHLQPTSFDSSNVIFEVATAMCNNGISTGFVSPDMADPAKLLFILIMWIGRLEIIPVIMLVMGLFKRAD, from the coding sequence ATGGATAGGATCGAGCTGTTCTCGATCATCGCACAGGACATCGGCAGCATCTTCAAGTACATGAGCGTCGCCACGACGCTGCCTCTTGTCGTGGCGGTGATCTACCGCGAGTGGGAGATGATCCTGCCCATGGCCTCCGTCCCGATCGTCCTCTTTATCCTCGGGGTGCTTCTTCTCCGGGTGCCCCGGGAGGATCGCGAGGCGCCCCTATCCGCCGCCCTCATGGCGGTCGCCCTGATCTGGCTGATCATCGCGCTGGTGAGCGCACTCCCGTTCTGCCTCGGACTCGGTGTCCCGTACCTCGATGCCGTCTTCGAGGCGATGTCCGGGTGGACGGACACCGGCCTGACGGTGATGCGGTCGGTCGAAGAGATGCCCCGGACACTTCTCTTCTGGCGGTCGCTGATGCAATGGCTCGGGGGCATCGGGATCGTCGCTTTCACCGTCGCGATGGCCTCGAGAACCGGGCTGACCCAGTTCCGCCTCTACCGGTCAGAAGGCCGCTCGGAAGCGCTGATGCCGAGCGTCGTCGCGACGGGGTTCGAGATGTGGAAGATCTACCTGGCGCTGACCGCCGGTGCGATCGGCCTCATCCTGCTCTCGGGGATACCGGTCTGGGACGCGGTGAACATCGCCCTCGTCGCCATCGCAACCGGCGGGTTCTCCGTCCACTCGGGAGGGATCCCGTTCTACAACAATCCGCTGCTCGAAGTCCTCATCGTCCCGGTCATGATCGCCGGCGCCCTGCCGTTCAAACTCTACTACCTCCTCTACCGCCAGAAAGACATGCGGTTCTTCGGCGACCAGCAGGCACGTCTCCTCTTCATGCTCATCGCGCTCGGGATCGTCGTGATCGCCTGGGATCTCGTCACGCTCAGCACGACCGACCTCCCGACGGCCGTCCGTCAGGCACTCTTCATGGCCACCGCGGCGGTCACCAGTACCGGGTTCCAGGTTGCCTCCCCGAACGAGTGGGCAAGCGTGACCGTCCTCTTCCTCGCGATGCTGATCGTGATCGGCGGGTCGTCGGGGAGCACCGCCGGCGGTATCAAACTCTCCCGGGTAGTCCTCGGGTTCCAGAGCCTGGTCTGGTGGTTCCGGCGGATGTTCGTCTCCGGAAAGGTGCTCGTGCCGTTCAAGTACGACGGCAGGGTGATCCCGAAGAACATCGCCGACCTCGAGGTCTCGCGAAACATGCTGACGATCATGCTCTACTTCCTGATCATCTTCGTCGCCACGATACTGGTGATGCACCTGCAGCCGACGTCGTTCGATTCGAGCAACGTGATCTTCGAGGTCGCCACCGCGATGTGCAACAACGGCATCTCCACGGGGTTCGTCTCGCCCGATATGGCCGATCCGGCAAAACTCCTCTTCATCCTGATCATGTGGATCGGGCGTCTCGAGATCATTCCGGTGATCATGCTCGTCATGGGCCTCTTCAAGAGAGCCGATTGA
- a CDS encoding phosphoribulokinase: MPPSDFKRVIAESPYVFVIGVAGDSGSGKTTFTRAIREIFGDDLVSTITIDDYHKYDRRERKVLGITPLVPEANRFDLLEEHLAELKAGRAIEKPVYNHDNGEFDPPVPFNPTKILILEGLHPFITGTLRDLIDFKLYVDPDPDVKRAWKIKRDVERRGYATETVLREMEERKPDYERYVAPQCLFADAVIRIAFSKYGRDVSEERNVYRVTLCQSRLDKSIDDVDLSIDLFGLLSLSERDFMVEFTTEDVGGKAMGALTFDGELNDAVAKKLEHNIELQTQVEPIDLSQNSDYLTAGDMAQLILAWRIINRRIFIESAPGAADAGEAAAGNNGFRCSR; this comes from the coding sequence ATGCCTCCGTCCGACTTCAAGAGAGTCATTGCCGAGTCGCCCTACGTCTTCGTTATCGGCGTCGCGGGAGACAGCGGGTCCGGAAAGACCACCTTCACCCGGGCGATCCGGGAGATCTTCGGGGACGACCTCGTCTCCACCATCACCATCGACGATTACCACAAATACGACCGCCGGGAACGCAAAGTCCTCGGGATAACCCCGCTCGTCCCCGAGGCGAACCGGTTCGACCTCTTAGAAGAGCACCTTGCCGAACTGAAGGCAGGGCGGGCGATCGAGAAACCGGTCTACAACCACGACAACGGGGAGTTCGATCCCCCGGTGCCCTTCAATCCCACGAAGATCCTGATCCTCGAAGGGCTGCACCCGTTCATCACCGGGACGCTTCGCGACCTGATAGACTTCAAACTCTACGTCGACCCGGACCCCGACGTCAAGCGTGCCTGGAAGATCAAACGCGACGTGGAGCGGCGAGGCTACGCCACCGAGACCGTCCTCCGGGAGATGGAGGAGCGCAAACCCGACTACGAGCGGTACGTCGCACCGCAATGCCTGTTTGCGGATGCGGTCATCCGGATCGCCTTCTCGAAGTACGGCAGGGACGTGAGCGAGGAACGCAACGTCTACCGCGTCACCCTCTGCCAGAGCAGGCTTGATAAGAGCATCGATGACGTCGACCTCTCGATCGACCTCTTCGGCCTCCTCTCACTCTCCGAGCGCGACTTCATGGTCGAGTTCACCACCGAGGACGTCGGAGGGAAGGCGATGGGGGCGCTCACGTTCGACGGGGAACTGAACGATGCCGTCGCGAAAAAACTGGAGCACAACATCGAACTCCAGACGCAGGTGGAGCCGATTGATCTCAGCCAGAACAGCGACTACCTGACGGCCGGGGATATGGCCCAGCTCATCCTCGCCTGGCGGATCATCAACCGGCGCATCTTCATCGAGAGCGCACCGGGAGCGGCCGATGCCGGAGAGGCCGCGGCCGGAAACAACGGGTTCAGATGCAGCCGATAG
- a CDS encoding FprA family A-type flavoprotein, whose protein sequence is MAAREIVPGVFAVGAIDWDRRLFDELIPLPDGTTYNSYLVRGSEKTALIDTVDPTKTAELVRNLESIGVDSIDYIVSSHAEQDHSGSIPAMLERFGDAKVVTNQKCRDFLVDLLHVPEDRFVVIGDGDTLDLGGRTFEFIIAPWVHWPETMLTYLKEDRILFSCDLFGSHYATSTLYVPDEGVIYESAKRYYAEIMMPFRSSIKAHLAKLATRDIDRIAPSHGPVYDYPAFIVDAYRDWTGDAVTNTVVLPYVSMHGSTETMVKHFVDALMERGIEVQPFNLPKTDTGDLAKALVDAATVVIGAPTVIFGPHPQAVYATYLANLLRPKTRYATVIGSYGWGGKTVETIVEMLGRLKVEFLDPVYVKGLPKEEDFAALDRLADEIAKKHREAGILSP, encoded by the coding sequence ATGGCCGCACGCGAGATCGTGCCGGGTGTCTTCGCCGTCGGCGCCATCGACTGGGACCGCCGGCTCTTCGACGAACTGATCCCGCTCCCCGACGGCACCACCTACAACAGTTATCTGGTGCGGGGCAGCGAGAAGACCGCGCTGATCGACACCGTCGACCCGACAAAGACCGCAGAACTCGTGAGAAACCTGGAGTCAATCGGGGTCGACTCGATCGATTACATCGTCTCCAGCCACGCAGAGCAGGATCACTCGGGCTCGATACCGGCAATGCTCGAACGGTTCGGCGACGCGAAGGTGGTGACGAACCAGAAGTGCCGCGACTTCCTGGTCGACCTCCTCCATGTCCCCGAGGATCGGTTCGTCGTCATCGGCGACGGTGATACGCTCGACCTCGGGGGGAGGACGTTCGAGTTCATCATCGCTCCCTGGGTTCACTGGCCGGAGACGATGCTGACCTACCTCAAGGAGGACCGGATCCTCTTCTCCTGCGACCTCTTCGGTTCGCACTACGCGACGAGTACCCTCTACGTCCCCGACGAGGGTGTGATCTACGAGTCCGCGAAACGTTACTACGCCGAGATCATGATGCCGTTCCGCTCGAGCATCAAGGCGCACCTTGCAAAACTCGCGACGCGCGATATCGACCGGATCGCACCGAGCCACGGCCCGGTCTACGATTATCCGGCGTTCATCGTCGACGCCTACCGGGACTGGACGGGCGATGCCGTGACGAACACCGTGGTGCTCCCGTACGTCTCCATGCACGGAAGCACCGAGACTATGGTCAAACACTTCGTCGACGCCCTGATGGAGCGCGGCATCGAGGTTCAGCCGTTCAACCTTCCGAAGACCGACACCGGCGACCTCGCAAAGGCGCTCGTGGACGCGGCGACGGTCGTGATCGGGGCGCCGACGGTCATCTTCGGCCCGCACCCGCAGGCGGTCTACGCCACCTACCTCGCAAACCTCCTCCGCCCCAAGACCCGTTACGCGACGGTGATCGGGTCGTACGGCTGGGGCGGAAAGACGGTCGAGACCATCGTGGAGATGCTCGGCCGGCTCAAGGTCGAGTTCCTCGACCCGGTCTACGTCAAAGGCCTCCCGAAGGAGGAGGACTTCGCGGCGCTCGACCGGCTCGCCGACGAGATCGCAAAGAAACACAGGGAGGCGGGGATCCTCTCCCCCTAG
- the nfi gene encoding deoxyribonuclease V (cleaves DNA at apurinic or apyrimidinic sites), with protein sequence MEIRETHPFDLTPAEAIRLQERLREQVRRSGDPGAVSLVVGVDASYAKGSDVIHAVAVALSFPDLTVVERVSATAVTTFPYIPGLLTFREGPALLEAFRRLTSEPDVIFFDGQGIAHPRGLGIASHMGILLNRPTVGVAKSLLVGTAAEPAAEKGSTAPILRDGETIGMAVRTKDRVKPVYVSVGHRIDLSAAVDLVLSAARGYRLPEPTRQAHLFANEVRREGSGEGRQTTLSTPVR encoded by the coding sequence ATGGAGATCAGAGAGACCCATCCCTTCGACCTGACGCCGGCGGAGGCGATCCGCCTCCAGGAGAGGCTCCGGGAGCAGGTTCGCCGTTCCGGCGATCCCGGGGCGGTCTCCCTCGTGGTCGGCGTCGACGCCTCCTACGCGAAGGGTTCGGACGTCATCCACGCGGTCGCCGTCGCCCTCAGTTTCCCCGATCTCACCGTCGTCGAGCGGGTCTCCGCCACCGCCGTGACGACATTCCCCTACATCCCCGGCCTCCTGACCTTCCGGGAAGGCCCCGCCCTCCTCGAGGCGTTCCGGAGACTCACCTCCGAGCCGGACGTCATATTCTTCGACGGGCAGGGGATTGCCCACCCCCGGGGGCTCGGCATCGCGAGCCACATGGGCATCCTCCTGAACCGCCCCACCGTCGGTGTCGCAAAGAGCCTCCTCGTCGGCACGGCGGCCGAGCCCGCGGCAGAGAAGGGATCGACCGCCCCGATACTCCGCGACGGCGAGACGATCGGGATGGCGGTGCGGACGAAAGATCGGGTGAAACCCGTCTACGTCTCAGTGGGCCACCGGATCGATCTCTCGGCCGCAGTCGACCTCGTCCTCTCGGCCGCACGGGGCTACCGGCTCCCGGAACCGACACGGCAGGCACACCTCTTTGCAAACGAAGTCCGGCGGGAGGGAAGCGGCGAGGGGAGACAGACCACCCTCTCCACCCCGGTGAGGTAG
- a CDS encoding rubredoxin produces the protein MARWVCSVCDYEYVEEAGDPATGMPPGTPFEDLPGDWRCSRCSAGKEAFVRAGEEEVEMNDEDYL, from the coding sequence ATGGCACGATGGGTCTGCAGTGTCTGTGATTACGAGTATGTTGAGGAGGCGGGAGACCCGGCTACCGGGATGCCGCCGGGAACGCCCTTCGAAGATCTCCCCGGCGACTGGCGGTGCTCCCGCTGCAGCGCGGGAAAGGAGGCGTTCGTGCGGGCCGGCGAGGAAGAGGTGGAGATGAATGACGAAGACTACCTCTGA
- a CDS encoding thiamine pyrophosphate-binding protein, with protein sequence MTKTTSEGAAMTVADVLVSELAAWGITLYFGIPGSSSLPLVDAVRRNPDARYIVVRHEQTAALAASAYNKFTGKVAVCLTIAGPGATNLATGLYDAKEDRASVLSLNGQVQAQYAGPGGVQEIDQDAFFRPIAVFNNTVADPSTAVKLLTRALRYAIVGRGVAQLSLPNDIQREPLEPAYCERETCLAEVTTAPTGEAVRAAAEAIDGAERPVILAGFGAMRAAEAVIELAETIRAPIVTTFRAKGILPDENEWVAGIHGPLGTPHARTLVEESDLVIACGASFSDFTGIPNEKRAVHIDIDPLQLGKHPLAAGVYGDCAVAIPLIRERVRPREDTGAGEWLMERKREWFSHLDREADPEAVPIRPPYIMKVLSETLPEDALISLDVGENQWWFGRSFRMKRQRFAMSGYLGTMGFGLPGAIAAKLAYPDATVVCITGDGGFSMVMADFVTAVRYDLPIVVAVLNNHQLAMIREEQREANYPPYGVELTNPDFAAYAEACGGAGIRVARPQDLADAVLRAVRMDRPVVVDIETDPVRFE encoded by the coding sequence ATGACGAAGACTACCTCTGAAGGAGCCGCCATGACCGTGGCCGACGTGCTGGTCTCGGAACTCGCGGCCTGGGGGATCACCCTCTACTTCGGCATCCCCGGCTCATCGTCGCTCCCGCTCGTGGACGCGGTCCGGAGGAATCCGGACGCACGCTACATCGTCGTCCGGCACGAGCAGACCGCGGCCCTCGCAGCCTCGGCCTACAACAAGTTCACGGGAAAGGTCGCCGTCTGCCTGACTATCGCCGGGCCGGGGGCGACGAACCTCGCCACCGGCCTCTATGACGCGAAAGAGGATCGGGCGAGCGTGCTCTCCCTGAATGGGCAGGTGCAGGCGCAGTACGCCGGCCCCGGCGGCGTCCAGGAGATCGACCAGGACGCGTTCTTCCGCCCGATCGCGGTCTTCAACAACACCGTCGCCGACCCGTCGACGGCGGTCAAACTCCTCACCCGGGCGCTCCGGTACGCGATCGTCGGCCGCGGCGTCGCCCAGCTCTCTCTTCCGAACGATATCCAGAGGGAGCCGCTCGAACCGGCCTACTGCGAACGCGAGACCTGCCTCGCGGAAGTCACGACGGCCCCGACCGGCGAGGCCGTCCGTGCGGCGGCGGAGGCGATCGACGGCGCGGAGCGGCCGGTCATCCTCGCGGGCTTCGGCGCCATGCGTGCGGCGGAAGCGGTCATCGAGCTTGCGGAGACGATCCGGGCGCCTATCGTCACCACCTTCAGGGCGAAGGGCATCCTCCCCGACGAGAACGAGTGGGTTGCCGGGATACACGGGCCGCTCGGGACGCCGCACGCCCGGACGCTCGTCGAGGAGTCCGACCTCGTGATCGCCTGCGGGGCGAGTTTCTCCGACTTCACCGGGATCCCCAATGAGAAGCGGGCCGTTCACATCGATATCGATCCGCTTCAGCTCGGCAAGCACCCGCTCGCGGCAGGGGTCTATGGCGACTGCGCCGTTGCCATACCCCTGATCCGGGAACGGGTCCGGCCGCGGGAGGATACGGGGGCCGGGGAGTGGCTTATGGAACGGAAGCGGGAGTGGTTCAGCCACCTCGACCGGGAGGCCGACCCGGAGGCGGTTCCGATCCGGCCGCCCTACATCATGAAAGTCCTCTCCGAGACCCTTCCGGAGGACGCCCTCATCTCCCTCGACGTCGGGGAGAACCAGTGGTGGTTCGGGAGGAGTTTCCGGATGAAGCGGCAGCGGTTCGCGATGTCGGGCTACCTCGGGACGATGGGGTTCGGGCTTCCCGGGGCGATTGCGGCGAAACTGGCCTACCCCGATGCGACCGTCGTCTGCATCACCGGGGACGGGGGGTTCTCGATGGTCATGGCCGACTTCGTCACGGCGGTCAGGTACGACCTTCCCATCGTCGTCGCGGTCTTGAACAACCACCAGCTTGCGATGATCCGGGAGGAGCAGCGGGAGGCGAACTATCCGCCCTACGGCGTTGAACTCACGAATCCCGACTTCGCGGCGTATGCGGAGGCCTGCGGCGGCGCCGGGATACGGGTGGCCCGGCCGCAGGATCTCGCGGATGCCGTTCTCCGGGCGGTGCGGATGGACAGGCCCGTCGTCGTCGATATCGAGACCGATCCTGTGCGCTTTGAGTAA
- a CDS encoding MIP/aquaporin family protein, which translates to MTISLGKRCVAEAVGTFILVFFGAGAAAVTLMLAAGTTPATPFNIGIGVLGGLGDWLAIGLAFGIAIAGSIYAFGRISGCHINPAVTIALFATRRLPGRDVVPYIAAQLVGAAAASLLFAWTVGPDAVAIGGLGATAPFPGIGYLQAIVIEAVGTFLLMLVIMGAAVDERATPGFAGLVVGLTVAGIITTIGNLTGASLNPARTFGPFLGDWLLAGQSLWEFFPIYIIGPIVGAVLAAFLYDYLSDE; encoded by the coding sequence ATGACCATATCTCTTGGAAAACGATGCGTCGCCGAAGCCGTCGGGACATTCATCCTCGTCTTCTTCGGTGCCGGCGCCGCGGCCGTCACGCTGATGCTTGCCGCAGGAACCACCCCGGCGACCCCCTTCAACATAGGGATCGGGGTGCTCGGTGGCCTCGGCGACTGGCTCGCCATCGGGCTTGCCTTCGGTATCGCCATCGCCGGATCTATCTATGCGTTCGGGCGGATATCGGGCTGCCACATCAACCCGGCAGTGACGATAGCCCTCTTTGCAACCCGCCGGCTCCCCGGCCGCGACGTCGTCCCGTACATCGCCGCCCAGCTCGTCGGCGCCGCGGCAGCAAGCCTCCTCTTCGCCTGGACCGTCGGCCCGGACGCCGTAGCCATCGGTGGGCTCGGGGCAACGGCCCCTTTCCCCGGTATCGGCTACCTGCAGGCGATCGTCATCGAAGCGGTCGGGACGTTCCTTCTGATGCTCGTCATCATGGGCGCCGCCGTCGACGAACGGGCCACGCCGGGCTTTGCCGGGCTTGTGGTGGGTCTCACGGTCGCGGGGATCATCACGACGATCGGGAACCTGACCGGCGCGTCGCTGAACCCCGCCCGTACGTTCGGCCCCTTCCTCGGGGACTGGCTGCTTGCCGGCCAGAGCCTCTGGGAGTTCTTCCCGATCTACATCATCGGCCCCATCGTCGGTGCGGTGCTCGCCGCGTTCCTCTACGACTATCTCTCCGACGAGTGA
- a CDS encoding DUF2180 family protein, whose product MKCYYCALEGKDSEAVAICIVCGMGLCMEHAIRKDVDVWEGGYPLPSKRVKAPLPRILCPACYNALYPK is encoded by the coding sequence ATGAAGTGTTACTACTGTGCCCTCGAGGGGAAGGATAGCGAGGCGGTGGCGATCTGCATCGTCTGCGGAATGGGGCTCTGCATGGAGCACGCCATCAGGAAGGATGTCGACGTCTGGGAGGGCGGCTACCCGCTCCCCAGCAAGCGCGTGAAGGCCCCGCTGCCGCGGATCCTCTGCCCCGCGTGCTATAACGCCCTGTATCCGAAATAA
- a CDS encoding DUF2193 domain-containing protein — translation MKEIYEKMINEAMAAQRADVETVKAKRGQKFALSDTKPYVDAVRKMTAIGDQSQAVIDLHKNSVISHAEILQSLTTTVRPEDDPFVEHYQTPVVLDILKSQDEAFAKSVDAFTKAIAAAEATIGIEAVRRYGGFYGPTCVVDFALIPGSTSNVVNQVLKKTDIPVEHKRAILAAKSWGMNTSYGFGEVFAHALEGGATPGEATAKEVEIMQRIYRDPMEAQAELMDAAGMSSFDPRKYMAEYRRRMEPTVRAAVDDGVHYANILTVPAYSVGDVSHHIAQSTFNMCKDDVVMATIEAVTGVMESSLQNSLDAYKSYWDVLSVATGASAAATEYILELDALNAPMVVDLLTKRFHNYVVCYPARGAAAELHNCDFMDMIYRGWKLIDKARKMRNGADETLTPMVGKYPVDLSPIHENEVLMNPQWYAYPACAITVRFSALMRLADYPCLLTSEPVTATMMTNIIALEKATAAAPVRACKNCATTSLVDQRQRYCQWKEAV, via the coding sequence ATGAAAGAAATCTACGAGAAGATGATAAACGAGGCCATGGCCGCCCAGAGGGCGGACGTGGAGACGGTAAAAGCAAAGCGCGGCCAGAAATTCGCCCTCAGCGACACGAAACCCTACGTCGATGCGGTGCGGAAGATGACGGCGATCGGCGACCAGAGCCAGGCGGTCATCGACCTGCACAAGAACTCGGTCATCTCACATGCCGAGATCCTCCAGAGCCTCACGACAACCGTCCGCCCCGAAGACGATCCCTTCGTCGAGCACTACCAGACACCCGTGGTGCTCGATATCCTCAAAAGCCAGGACGAGGCATTCGCAAAGAGTGTCGATGCTTTCACGAAGGCAATCGCGGCTGCCGAGGCCACGATCGGCATCGAGGCGGTGCGGCGCTACGGCGGGTTCTACGGCCCCACCTGTGTCGTCGACTTCGCACTGATCCCGGGCAGCACGAGCAATGTGGTGAACCAGGTGCTCAAAAAGACCGATATCCCGGTCGAGCACAAGCGGGCGATCCTCGCCGCCAAATCGTGGGGGATGAACACCTCCTACGGGTTCGGGGAGGTCTTCGCCCACGCCCTCGAAGGCGGCGCCACCCCCGGCGAGGCGACGGCGAAAGAGGTCGAGATCATGCAGAGGATCTACCGCGACCCGATGGAGGCCCAGGCGGAACTGATGGATGCCGCCGGGATGTCGTCGTTCGACCCGCGGAAGTACATGGCCGAGTACCGGCGGCGGATGGAGCCGACGGTTCGAGCCGCCGTCGATGACGGCGTCCACTACGCGAACATCCTGACGGTTCCCGCCTACAGCGTCGGCGATGTCTCGCACCACATCGCGCAGTCGACCTTCAACATGTGCAAGGACGACGTCGTGATGGCGACGATCGAGGCGGTCACCGGAGTGATGGAGTCGTCGCTACAAAACTCGCTCGACGCCTACAAGAGTTACTGGGACGTCCTCTCGGTCGCGACCGGCGCGTCCGCCGCCGCCACCGAGTACATCCTCGAGCTCGACGCCCTCAACGCCCCGATGGTCGTCGACCTCCTCACGAAGCGGTTCCACAACTACGTCGTCTGCTACCCGGCCCGGGGAGCGGCGGCCGAACTCCACAACTGCGACTTCATGGACATGATCTACCGCGGGTGGAAGCTCATTGACAAAGCGCGGAAGATGCGGAACGGCGCCGACGAGACCCTGACCCCGATGGTCGGCAAGTATCCGGTCGACCTCTCGCCCATCCACGAAAACGAGGTGCTGATGAACCCGCAGTGGTACGCCTACCCGGCCTGTGCCATAACCGTCCGGTTCTCCGCCCTGATGCGCCTTGCCGACTACCCGTGCCTCCTGACGAGCGAACCCGTGACCGCGACGATGATGACAAACATCATCGCGCTCGAGAAGGCGACCGCCGCCGCGCCGGTGCGGGCCTGTAAGAACTGCGCCACGACGAGCCTTGTCGACCAGAGGCAGCGCTACTGCCAGTGGAAAGAGGCGGTATAG